The Pongo pygmaeus isolate AG05252 chromosome 11, NHGRI_mPonPyg2-v2.0_pri, whole genome shotgun sequence genome includes a region encoding these proteins:
- the CREB1 gene encoding cyclic AMP-responsive element-binding protein 1 isoform X6 codes for MSVNLNSERQFEDAASGDVQTYQIRTAPTSTIAPGVVMASSPALPTQPAEEAARKREVRLMKNREAARECRRKKKEYVKCLENRVAVLENQNKTLIEELKALKDLYCHKSD; via the exons ATGTCAGTGAATTTGAATTCTGAACGTCAGTTTGAAGATG CTGCCTCTGGAGACGTACAAACATACCAGATTCGCACAGCACCCACTAGCACTATTGCCCCTGGAGTTGTTATGGCATCCTCCCCAGCACTTCCTACACAGCCTGCTGAAGAAGCAGCACGAAAGAGAGAGGTCCGTCTAATGAAGAACAG GGAAGCAGCTCGAGAGTGTcgtagaaagaagaaagaatatgtgAAATGTTTAGAAAACAGAGTGGCAGTGCttgaaaatcaaaacaagacaTTGATTGAGGAGCTAAAAGCACTTAAGGACCTTTACTGCCACAAATCAGATTAA